The Cytophagales bacterium genomic interval CCCCCCGGGTCTTTTAACACCAATTGAGCCATAACAATAGCGATGATCAGCGGGACGGTAATAGGCAGCATAAATTGCTGTGTATCGGTTTCATTATCCACTGCCGAACCCACTGCAGCAAACAATGCTCCATATAATAAATATCCTCCAATAAAGAAAAACACAAAAGTGGAAAGTACCAGGGGTATATTTATTGACTGAATAGCTTTTATTATTTCAAACATTTTTGAAGACTGCCCGGTTTTTTCGGGTTCGTTGATTG includes:
- a CDS encoding ABC transporter permease; its protein translation is INEPEKTGQSSKMFEIIKAIQSINIPLVLSTFVFFFIGGYLLYGALFAAVGSAVDNETDTQQFMLPITVPLIIAIVMAQLVLKDPGGSVVFWMSIIPFTSPIIMMMRVPFGVPAFDLILSMILLIAGFIVTTWFAAKIYRVGILMYGKKVNYKEISKWLFYKT